GCATCGCCGCCGTGGATTGTTACATCGGGGCCACCGAGCCGTGTGAGGACGATCCCCTGAACAAGGTCTATCCCGGCGAGTTCCGGTACGGCGGCGGACACGTCATCCAGGACCTCGTGGCCGGTGAAAAAGTGCATCTGAAGGCCACGGCATACGGCACCGACTGCTACCCGAATCAAGGCATTGAAAAAGAGATAACCCTGCGGGAATTGAACAATGCCGTCCTGTGCAACCCGCGGAACGGTTACCAGAATTACAACTGCGCCGTGAGCCTGAAAAAGCACACGGTGTACACCTACATGGGGGCCCTGCGGCCGAACATGGGGAATGCCAACTTTTGCTCGGCCGGGCAGTTGAGCCCCCTGTTAAACGATCCCTACTACCTGACCATCGGACTGGGAACGCGCATTTTCCTTGGGGGTGCCGAAGGGTATGTCACCTGGAGCGGCACCCAGCACAAACCGGTTGTGAAACGCACGTCCAAAGGGGTGCCGGTCAGCCCGGCCGGAACGCTGTTCGTAATGGGCGACCTCAAGAAAATGAAACCCAAATGGCTCACAGGGGTCAGCATTCAAGGGTACGGCTGTTCGCTGGCGGTTGGCCTGGGCATCCCCATCCCCATCCTGAATGAAAAGATGGCCCAATACACGGCCGTGTCCGACGAGGAAATCTTCACCCAGGTCATCGACTACGGCAACGACTACCCCAAAGGGGAGGCCCGGAGCCTGGGGCAGGTGAGCTACGCGGAACTGAGGAGCGGCTCCATCAAGGTGAAGGGTAAAACCGTCCCGACGGTCCCGCTCTCGAGCATGGTGCGCGCAAGGGAGATTGCCGACCTGCTGAAGCGCAGGATCGAGAGCGGCAATTTCCTGCTGGGAGAACCGCAGTTTACCCTGGGGCGCGGCTCGTTATAGCGGCCGCTTTGGGTTAGCGAGTTTGTTGAGTTGGCTGGTCATTGGGTTGCTTGAACTCGTTGGGTTCACCGGTTCATCGGGTTGCCCGCATTTTCCGATAACGCAATGAACGCAACAAACGCAATTAACAAACAACCCATCAAATTTGAATTTGTTTCGAATTTCGATATCGGGATTTAGGATTTACCTGGAAGCGGGGGGCACAGCGGCCTGATGCGTGCATTCATTGCGTTCAAACTTCCTGAGGGGGTCACTGCGTCGCTGGGTTCCCTTCAGTCCCGTTTGAGACAATACGGTTTGAACCTGCGCTGGGTGCGACCGGAGAACATCCACCTGACGTTGAAGTTTCTGGGAAACGTCGACCCCGACCGGCGGGAAAGCCTGGCGGCGGTCCTCAGACAGGTTTCAGGAAACCATCAGGGACTCTCCCTGCAAGCCAAGGGACTGGGCGTTTTCCCCACGATCAGGAAAGCGCGGGTGTTGTGGAGCGGCGTGCACGGCGATACCGACCGCCTGCATGACTTTCATGACGATTTGGAGCATGCCCTGGCGGCGGAGGGGTTCGAGCCCGAGAAACGAAGCTTCCGGGGGCATCTCACGCTCGGCCGCGTCAAAGGCCGCATACGGCCGCAGCAACTTGCAGGTGCCATCGAGTCGAACGGCTCTTTTTCTTCATCGCCGTTTTCCGCCGAAAGGGTGACGCTGTTCAGGAGCGAGCTGAAACCCTCGGGGGCGGAATATACGGAGATAGCCGGGGCAGACCTGACGGGGATGCCGCCGGGTGTTGGAAATGACTTAAATTGAGCGATTTTCGGGTCTGCCGCTGAAAATAGTTTCATTTTGATCATTTTTATAATTTGAAGCGCTCAACATAGGAATGAATATTTTAAGGAGGGTTATACATGAGCATCTCACCTGAAAAAGAAAAGGCGGTGGACAACGCCATGTTGCAGATCGAACGCCAGTTCGGCAAGGGGTCCATCATGAAATTGGGAAGTCGGCCGATCATCGAGGTGCCCGTGATATCGACGGGTTCCATCGCGCTCGACAAGGCCCTGGGAGTGGGGGGGCTCCCGCGGGGAAGAATTATAGAGATTTACGGACCGGAATCTTCCGGCAAGACAACCTTGGCGCTCCATGGCGTGGCCAACGCCCAGAAACAGGGAGGCATCGCCGCCTTTGTGGACGCGGAGCACGCCCTGGACATCGGTTACGCCAAAAAACTGGGCGTAAATTGCGACGAGCTGCTGGTTTCCCAGCCGGATACCGGCGAACAGGCGCTGGAGATCGCGGACATGCTGGTCCGCAGCGGCGCGATCGACGTGCTGGTGATCGACTCGGTGGCCGCTCTCGTTCCCCGGGCCGAGATCGAAGGCGAGATGGGGGATTCGCACATGGGGCTTCAAGCCCGGCTCATGTCCCAGGCCCTCAGGAAACTGACCGGAACCATCAGCAAAACCATGACGTCCATCATCTTCATCAATCAGATTCGCATGAAAATCGGCGTCGTTTTCGGGAACCCCGAGACGACCACGGGCGGCAACGCCCTCAAATTTTACTCTTCGGTACGCATGGACATCCGCCGGTCCACCGCCATCAAGGACGGGCAGGAGGTTACCGGCAACCGGACGCGCGTAAAGGTTGTGAAAAACAAGATGGCGCCGCCTTTCAAGAATGCCGAATTCGACATCATGTACGGTGAGGGCATATCCAAAACGGGCGACCTACTGGATGTCGGCGTCGAGGAGGGCATCATCGAAAAGAGCGGTTCCTGGTATTCCTACAACGGTGAACGGATCGGCCAGGGACGCGAAAACGTCAAAGTCTTTCTGGCCGACAACCCGGATATTTTCGAGGACGCCTACAGACGGGTAAGGGAATCCGTGGGGCTGGTTCCCAAGAAAACGCCGGATGAAGAGCAGGACGGGGAAAAATAGTGGCATGCCACGCACCAAGGTACGTGGCCTCCTCATATCCGTATGCCAAAAAAATCACATGACCATTGCAATTAACGTTGGGGGTACGCATGACCGGCAACGAAGTACGCAGCACGTTTCTAAAATATTTTCACAAACACAATCATCAGATTGTCAGGAGCTCCTCCCTGGTTCCGCAGGACGACCCGACCCTGCTTTTCACCAATGCGGGCATGGTACAGTTCAAACGAACCTTTCTGGGAGAAGAGAAGCGGGGGTATGCACGGGCGACCACCTCGCAGAAATGTGTCCGCGCCGGGGGCAAGCACAACGATCTGGAAAACGTGGGCTACACGGCAAGGCACCACACATTTTTCGAAATGCTGGGCAATTTTTCGTTCGGCGACTACTTTAAGGAAGGGGCGATCGAATTTGCCTGGGACCTTCTGGTCAACGGGTATGGACTGCCGGCCGAAAAGCTGTACGCATCGGTGTACCTGGAC
This region of Deltaproteobacteria bacterium genomic DNA includes:
- a CDS encoding homocysteine biosynthesis protein, whose amino-acid sequence is MKKFKVEKTYREINTRIKAGEAVVVTAEEMIGMVREAGPVETARHVDVVTTGTFAPMCSSGAFINFGHTKPGIKASKVWLNNVPAYGGIAAVDCYIGATEPCEDDPLNKVYPGEFRYGGGHVIQDLVAGEKVHLKATAYGTDCYPNQGIEKEITLRELNNAVLCNPRNGYQNYNCAVSLKKHTVYTYMGALRPNMGNANFCSAGQLSPLLNDPYYLTIGLGTRIFLGGAEGYVTWSGTQHKPVVKRTSKGVPVSPAGTLFVMGDLKKMKPKWLTGVSIQGYGCSLAVGLGIPIPILNEKMAQYTAVSDEEIFTQVIDYGNDYPKGEARSLGQVSYAELRSGSIKVKGKTVPTVPLSSMVRAREIADLLKRRIESGNFLLGEPQFTLGRGSL
- the thpR gene encoding RNA 2',3'-cyclic phosphodiesterase; amino-acid sequence: MRAFIAFKLPEGVTASLGSLQSRLRQYGLNLRWVRPENIHLTLKFLGNVDPDRRESLAAVLRQVSGNHQGLSLQAKGLGVFPTIRKARVLWSGVHGDTDRLHDFHDDLEHALAAEGFEPEKRSFRGHLTLGRVKGRIRPQQLAGAIESNGSFSSSPFSAERVTLFRSELKPSGAEYTEIAGADLTGMPPGVGNDLN
- the recA gene encoding recombinase RecA; this translates as MSISPEKEKAVDNAMLQIERQFGKGSIMKLGSRPIIEVPVISTGSIALDKALGVGGLPRGRIIEIYGPESSGKTTLALHGVANAQKQGGIAAFVDAEHALDIGYAKKLGVNCDELLVSQPDTGEQALEIADMLVRSGAIDVLVIDSVAALVPRAEIEGEMGDSHMGLQARLMSQALRKLTGTISKTMTSIIFINQIRMKIGVVFGNPETTTGGNALKFYSSVRMDIRRSTAIKDGQEVTGNRTRVKVVKNKMAPPFKNAEFDIMYGEGISKTGDLLDVGVEEGIIEKSGSWYSYNGERIGQGRENVKVFLADNPDIFEDAYRRVRESVGLVPKKTPDEEQDGEK